One segment of Triticum aestivum cultivar Chinese Spring chromosome 2A, IWGSC CS RefSeq v2.1, whole genome shotgun sequence DNA contains the following:
- the LOC123185805 gene encoding SUMO-conjugating enzyme SCE1 isoform X1, with the protein MCAPAPRPSYLLSLPNFLCFFLRIYASGNGDTGASWLFQGFVAKPETLPDGSVNLMLWRCVIPGKPGTDWEGGYYPLTMQFDDNYPTTAPSCRFPAGFFHINVYDSGAVCLSILGGAWKPSITVKQVLVGIQELLDDPNPDSSAQHRCYELYKKNMPEYKNKVREQAKRYPSRM; encoded by the exons ATGTGCGCGCCCGCACCACGACCTAGCTACCTGCTTTCTTTGCccaattttctttgtttctttctccgGATCTACGCAAGTGGTAATGGGGACACTGGGGCTTCTTGGCTGTTTCAGGGCTTCGTGGCCAAGCCGGAGACCCTGCCGGATGGGTCCGTCAATCTGATGCTCTGGCGGTGCGTCATCCCCGGCAAGCCAGGG ACTGACTGGGAAGGTGGATATTACCCGCTCACTATGCAATTTGATGATAATTACCCAACTACCGCTCCTAGCTGCAGGTTCCCAGCAGGTTTCTTCCATATCAATGTCTACGATTCTGGAGCAGTATGCCTATCGATCCTGGGTGGT GCATGGAAACCTTCAATTACAGTGAAGCAGGTTTTGGTGGGCATCCAGGAGTTGCTTGATGACCCAAATCCTGACTCATCCGCACAGCATCGATGCTACGAACTCTATAAAAAG AACATGCCAGAGTACAAGAACAAGGTCCGTGAGCAGGCCAAGCGCTACCCTTCGCGCATGTAG
- the LOC123185805 gene encoding SUMO-conjugating enzyme SCE1 isoform X2, with protein MASGGIARGRLAEERKSWRKNHPHGFVAKPETLPDGSVNLMLWRCVIPGKPGTDWEGGYYPLTMQFDDNYPTTAPSCRFPAGFFHINVYDSGAVCLSILGGAWKPSITVKQVLVGIQELLDDPNPDSSAQHRCYELYKKNMPEYKNKVREQAKRYPSRM; from the exons ATGGCGTCCGGAGGCATCGCCCGCGGCCGCCTCGCCGAGGAGCGCAAGTCGTGGCGCAAGAACCACCCCCAT GGCTTCGTGGCCAAGCCGGAGACCCTGCCGGATGGGTCCGTCAATCTGATGCTCTGGCGGTGCGTCATCCCCGGCAAGCCAGGG ACTGACTGGGAAGGTGGATATTACCCGCTCACTATGCAATTTGATGATAATTACCCAACTACCGCTCCTAGCTGCAGGTTCCCAGCAGGTTTCTTCCATATCAATGTCTACGATTCTGGAGCAGTATGCCTATCGATCCTGGGTGGT GCATGGAAACCTTCAATTACAGTGAAGCAGGTTTTGGTGGGCATCCAGGAGTTGCTTGATGACCCAAATCCTGACTCATCCGCACAGCATCGATGCTACGAACTCTATAAAAAG AACATGCCAGAGTACAAGAACAAGGTCCGTGAGCAGGCCAAGCGCTACCCTTCGCGCATGTAG